The following coding sequences are from one Pasteurellaceae bacterium RH1A window:
- a CDS encoding hemolysin regulation protein AhpA: MYINLSRDKLIKSGALIVIILLCAAVVGVILSGINQFKLGSQLASVNQVSNLSHLLVRQQANLFGILLDGKAKQDELIEALDNLSREEFVLDASLYSASGKLIAQSHQAAPLKSLLNPPEGAATNTQQIVEPIIIQQNLQGFIRVTFDAQYGQTTKTRVDQLFRNLYGELLILFLAGGLFVSCFYLFRKKAPPVQASPKNRVAKPKGQSQRFHARRRRFSA, translated from the coding sequence ATGTATATCAATCTTAGCCGTGACAAGCTCATAAAAAGCGGCGCTCTCATCGTGATTATCCTGCTCTGTGCCGCCGTGGTCGGGGTGATTCTGAGCGGCATCAATCAATTTAAGCTGGGTTCACAGCTGGCCAGCGTAAATCAGGTGTCTAATCTGTCCCACTTACTGGTCCGTCAGCAGGCCAATTTATTTGGTATTTTGTTGGATGGCAAGGCCAAACAAGATGAGCTGATCGAGGCCCTGGATAACCTCTCCCGAGAGGAATTTGTACTGGATGCCAGCCTCTATTCGGCTTCAGGCAAGCTGATTGCCCAAAGCCACCAGGCCGCCCCGCTTAAAAGCCTACTCAATCCACCAGAAGGGGCTGCCACCAACACCCAGCAGATTGTCGAGCCCATTATTATCCAGCAGAACTTGCAAGGTTTTATTCGGGTCACCTTTGATGCCCAATACGGCCAAACCACCAAAACCCGGGTTGATCAGCTCTTTCGCAATCTCTATGGCGAGCTGCTTATTCTCTTTCTAGCAGGCGGGCTTTTCGTCAGCTGCTTCTACCTCTTTCGCAAAAAAGCCCCACCTGTGCAGGCCAGCCCCAAAAACAGGGTGGCCAAGCCCAAGGGCCAGAGCCAGCGTTTTCACGCCCGCCGCAGACGCTTTTCTGCCTAA
- a CDS encoding translation initiation factor IF-1 yields MAKEDCIEMQGTILETLPNTMFRVELENGHVVTAHISGKMRKNYIRILTGDKVTVEMTPYDLNKARITFRAR; encoded by the coding sequence ATGGCTAAAGAAGATTGCATTGAAATGCAAGGCACAATTTTAGAAACCCTACCTAATACCATGTTCCGTGTGGAACTGGAAAACGGCCATGTGGTCACCGCCCACATTTCTGGCAAAATGCGTAAAAACTACATCCGTATTTTAACCGGCGATAAGGTCACCGTTGAAATGACCCCTTACGACCTCAACAAGGCACGCATTACCTTCCGAGCGAGATAA
- a CDS encoding RnfH family protein: protein MVAELSVEVAYAYPEKYFLKKVMLEEPASIQNVILKSGVLQKYTEIDLRTSKVGIFSRPAKLTDLVEDGDRIEIYRPLLADPKEIRRKRAEQQKEKKE from the coding sequence ATGGTGGCTGAATTAAGCGTAGAAGTGGCCTATGCCTATCCTGAAAAATACTTCCTCAAGAAGGTGATGTTGGAAGAGCCGGCCAGCATTCAGAACGTGATTTTGAAATCGGGCGTCCTGCAAAAGTACACGGAAATCGACCTACGAACCAGTAAGGTAGGGATTTTCAGCCGGCCGGCCAAACTAACTGATTTGGTAGAAGATGGCGACAGAATTGAAATCTACCGCCCCCTTTTGGCTGACCCAAAAGAAATTCGCCGCAAGCGGGCAGAGCAGCAGAAAGAGAAAAAAGAGTAG
- a CDS encoding ubiquinone-binding protein — MPSLNQSLLVAYSAEQMYRLVNDYEAYPQFISGCVGAKTLVQGQDELEAELHIQKLGISQRFTTHNTMIANREIKMELVRGPFKNLSGSWRFEPFDEQTCRISLQLDFEFESPMVALVFGKIFNELIQKMIQAFKQRAKEVYGG; from the coding sequence ATGCCTAGCCTTAATCAATCCCTCTTGGTGGCCTACAGTGCTGAGCAAATGTACCGCCTAGTCAATGACTACGAGGCCTACCCCCAATTTATCTCTGGCTGTGTTGGGGCCAAGACTCTGGTTCAAGGCCAGGATGAGCTGGAGGCTGAGCTGCACATTCAGAAACTGGGCATTAGCCAACGCTTTACCACCCACAATACCATGATTGCCAACCGGGAAATCAAGATGGAACTGGTGCGGGGGCCCTTTAAAAACCTATCAGGATCCTGGCGCTTTGAGCCCTTTGATGAACAAACCTGTCGGATTTCTCTGCAACTGGATTTTGAGTTTGAAAGCCCTATGGTGGCCTTGGTCTTTGGCAAGATTTTTAACGAGCTTATTCAAAAGATGATTCAGGCCTTCAAACAAAGAGCCAAGGAGGTTTATGGTGGCTGA
- a CDS encoding multi-copper polyphenol oxidoreductase, with the protein MLELIKPNWNVPGHVHALTTTRLGGVSLSPFDSLNLGNHVGDAPEAVAKNREILTACLKLPQVPLYLDQSHTTKVLHLPYTGTDLNADAAYTKQAKQVCLVMTADCQPVLFCNKEGNQVAAAHAGWRGLCDGVLEETAKAFDCPMEEIIVWVGPAIGENAFQVGQEVVEQFCAVDPEAIKAFRPDPRASGKFLGNLYQIAQQRLNKLGIQQISGGDYCTYTDTQRFFSYRKEGKTGRMATLIWFEDHA; encoded by the coding sequence ATGCTTGAGCTCATTAAACCCAATTGGAATGTGCCTGGCCACGTTCATGCCCTGACCACCACCCGCTTGGGCGGGGTCAGCCTATCGCCTTTTGACAGCCTGAATCTAGGCAATCATGTGGGGGACGCCCCTGAAGCAGTTGCAAAAAATCGGGAAATCTTGACCGCTTGTCTGAAACTGCCCCAAGTGCCTCTTTACCTAGATCAGAGCCATACTACCAAGGTATTGCACTTGCCTTATACGGGAACTGATCTCAATGCTGATGCCGCCTACACTAAACAAGCCAAGCAGGTTTGCCTGGTGATGACCGCCGACTGCCAGCCTGTACTGTTCTGCAATAAGGAAGGCAACCAAGTGGCCGCTGCCCATGCCGGCTGGCGGGGCCTCTGTGATGGGGTTCTGGAAGAGACCGCCAAGGCCTTTGACTGCCCTATGGAAGAGATCATTGTTTGGGTTGGCCCGGCCATTGGCGAAAATGCCTTCCAGGTGGGGCAGGAAGTGGTCGAACAGTTCTGTGCAGTTGATCCAGAAGCCATCAAGGCCTTTCGCCCAGACCCAAGAGCAAGCGGTAAGTTTTTAGGCAATCTTTACCAAATTGCCCAACAACGCCTCAACAAGCTAGGGATCCAGCAGATTTCAGGCGGCGATTACTGCACCTACACTGACACCCAGCGCTTCTTTTCCTACCGTAAGGAAGGCAAAACGGGGCGGATGGCCACCCTAATTTGGTTTGAAGATCATGCCTAG